The stretch of DNA TTTTAAACAAGTTGTTTCTTTCTGGCTTCCTCACCATCAGTGGCCTGTTATTAGTCAGCACGCTATATTTTTTCTTCTTTAATGATCGAATTCCTACAGCTTCATTACTTTATGATAGCCAGGGGAAACCATTACCTGCACCTTACAGTTATAAAAACTTTCCACCCTTAGGAACTGACAATTTTGGACGTGATTTATTTATCGTCATGCTTGTAGGCGCAAAATATACAATTGCAGCGGCATTGATTATTACATTTCTCCGCGTTTTCCCATCCATTTGGATTGGGCTTATTATTCATTTCTTCCTTCAGAAAATTGAAAAACCCCTTAAATCAATAGCGGATGCATTTAATTACTTCCCAATGACTTTATTGGCCTTTCTACTATTGAACGGAATCTTAATTTCAGAAGTGGAGATGATTCTTGTAGATGGTGCCTTAATCAAAGGGCCGGAGCCATTGCCATATTTGAGCAGGATACTATTCTATTTCGTTATTTTTGCCCTTCTATTTATTCCAACAAATTCGATCTTGATTGCAAATGAAGTAAAGTCCATTTATAAGAAGGAATTTATCGAAAGTTCAAGGACGCTTGGTGCCAGTAATTGGCGAATTGTCACCAAACATATCAAACCTTTTTTAGTTCCTCAACTGGCGATTATTTTCTTAAGGGATTTCATTCACACGCTGATTTTGATGTCCCATTTAGCTGTTCTTGGGTTATTCATTGGAGGATATATGAGACGTGGAGATTTATTTGGCTTTACAAAACAAATCTCCAATTCAAACGAATGGGCTGGTTTGCTTGGAATGTGGTGGGAATTTTTATGGACATCCTATCCGTGGATTGCTTTCATTCCAATTCTGTTTATTTCGCTTCTAATCCTTTCTGCTAAAGGGATGATGGAAGGCTTGACGAGAGTATTAGCAGCTGTCGATAGCATGAGGGAGCCTGTTCAAAAACGAATTGAAATTGAAACCATTAAAGGTGATCGTCCATTTGAGAGGATTCATTTATCCAACGTTAAATTAATCAAATGAAGTGGTCTGAATATGATTTTATTCATAGTATCAAGGGAGACTTAGAATTTCTTTTTGAGAAGGGAACAGTTAGCACACCACAAAATATCTTGGTGAACGGGGCAATGGCGACTGTAAATTACAAAAAGGGCAAGGGTACCATTACTATGAAATATATTTAATAACAATGATACATACGCTTATTAACTAATAGGACTTTACTTCAAAAGAGGAATGTCTTTCTTTTATCTTTTGGCAGAGGTATTCATTACAAATTCGTAAAATGGATGTGAGAAGCCGATGAAGAATTTTACGTATATCAATATCCTTCTAATGTTAATTATCCTTCTAGTTGGTTGCAACACGGTCGGTAATGACAGTATCAAAGGAGGAACGCAAAAAGCTGATAGATATAAACTCGAGGTAAAGGGCGTAGATAATGTTGATGTTCTGGATACCCATGGAGGAGTTGAGGGCTGGGAACAAATGCAGGGTTTCTATGACAACATACAGAACGGGATTGCTTCAGATTTACGTATTGTCCACTACACGATTGAAGGAGCCCCAATAGTAACTGATTTAACATATAACGGAGAATCTCTTGAAGTGAAGAACGATTATAGCAGAGACACTTATGGAAGTGGCGAAATCATTACCAACAAATGTGGCAATATGGTTAAGGAAGCTAACGATACCAATCTTTCATATATCGCGATCGACTGTAATTGTATTCCTTATGGGATGGATACCATTTTACAAATAAGCTACGACAGCAGTGAGCAGGATCTTTTTGAGTTTGAGCTGATGTATGGAGAGGAGCTCGAAAATGAAATCAATACTTTAACAAAACAGGCGAAAAAAGAAATCACTGTAAATGAAACAGAAGTAATGGCCGATTTTGATTTACCACCACATATAAAGCAAGAGGTGTTTAAAAGATTAGTGTTTGCAAATTACTTAGCTGAAAAAGATCTGAAGGCGATGTGTGATATTGAGGATATAATGAACTATCAATTAAAGGTGCACATTAACAGTGGTCAACGAGTATTTCGCTGGGCTGCATGCGACCAAAGCGTGGATGGTGTGAAATTAACAGAGGTTGCAGAATACATTATCGAGCAATCTGATAAGAAGCAAAGTGTTGAACCAGAAATCAAAGTTCAAGGTTATGTCCTAGAAATGACGAAGGATACAATGTTAATAGTTGAAGAAATTAATATGCTTGATTTTGAATGGATCAAGTTGAACTGCCTCAATCAGATATGAATTCGTTTGTGTTTGACTTTACCAATTTAGAAGGCGTCAATACCACGGAGTTCAGTATTGGCGATAAAGTTCAAGCAACCTTAAAAGGAACTGTAAGAGGATCCAAACCAGGATCTGCAAATGTGAAAGAAATTAAGAAGATAGAGATAAATGCAAACGACTAATTTAGTGTCGGATTATTCTCCCTTTAAATGTAAAGGGGATTCTAGGATTAAACAAAAGGAGTGAGAGAATGTTTCCTATATTAGAAACTGAACGGTTAGTTTTGAGAGAACTCATTGAATCTGATGCATTAGATATATTAAATTGTTTCTCTAATTCAGATGTATTGCGTTATTACGGACAAAATCCATTAACAAGTGTAGATCAGGTAAAACAAATTGTCAGGAATTTTTCGAAGAATTACGATGAAAAAAGTGGTATTAAATGGGGAATTGAAATGAAAGGTACGGATGGAATTATCGGAACAATTGGGTTACAAGATTGGTCAAAAGGACATAAGCGAGCAGATATAAGCTATGCACTTTTTCCTGAACATTGGGGCAAAGGATATGCGACTGAAGCTGTTAGTAAAGTGATTTCCTATGGTTTTAAAGAACTTGGTTTAATGCGGATTGGAGCAGTTGTTTTCGTTGAAAATAAAGCATCTAATGAGCTATTAACAAAATTAGGCTTTGTAAAAGAAGGAACTTTGAGAAATTATATGTATCAAAATGATGTTCCGTTTGATACTGATATTTATTCTTTGTTAAAGTGAAAACCATTGGGAATAACAAATTGTTATAGAACAAACGAGTGCTTATGAGATTAAGAGCTATGATACAAATTCGCATTCACAAATTTTTTCGTTTGAAAAAATGAAATGGATTAATTCCTTTAAGCAGGTGGAGCAGAATGAAAACGTTATTAGAACTGCTACGTATCGTTATTATCTTTACATTTTTTGGTACTTTGGGTGGGGGTCATCAGGGCATGTCTATTTGTTGAAACAATATTTAAATGAATCTCAGAAAGTTGAATGTGTTGAGCTCTCTTTTTTGTAGATTGTGACTAATTATAAGAGGGGTAATGAATAATGAAACTTCTACTATCAATAGTGTTATTTGCACTTTTAGGTTATTTTCTATTTATTATGGGTCCGATCATTGGTGGGTGCATTGCTTTTGGAATTGTTGTTGGTTCCTTGGTTAAAGGGGTCTCCTTACTTAACGAAATTCACAAAAGACTTGGTATCCTTGCACCCACTCCTGATACAGACTCTAAAAATGTTATAGGAGATGATGGCTCATCAAATCATCTCAAAGATAAAGATGCTTATTTAAAATATCTAAAAGAAAAAAACAACCTTTCTTAAAGTAAAGAAAAGGCAAATTAGTTGAATAACAAATAAAGGGAAAATTGAGAATGTGGGCATCATTCAACTAAGTGCAGATGTTCTTGAACTAACTGATAGGTAAAAAGAGAATATACGACTTTATACACAAAATATGAGGTAACTTTTTGGGAGAGAAAATTTATAACTGTGATTATTAACGATCTAATTGATTCAAAATCAGAAGAACATGAAAGTTACGTTATCCAAGCTATTAATTTAGGGATATCAATTTAAAACTTAAGGGGCATAAAAAACTTAAACGTTTAATTCCTTATACAACTAACGAATGCGTTACTCTAACTCCTGTTTATAGAACAACTCACAGTGAAGATAGGCATCAACGGCATCTGTCTTCACTTTTCCTAAACTTAATCCTCTTGCTTTGTATGAAATCAACGGATGATAATAATTAATAAATATCCTCGTTCTTCCAAGTAATGACAACAGGAGTTTGATAATACCCTGTAACTTCTAAAACTAGTGATGGCCTCTTACCAGTCACTCTTTTCACATCCTCAAGAAACGCTTTTCAAGATAACTAAGCCCCTCAACAGTATGAGGCACTTTAAACTCTTACGATATGGTTTGCCTTTATCAAAAAAATGCTTGAACTTGACTTTCCCCTTTTGAAACATCCAGACCAACGACTGGATTCATTCTAAATCCTCCACATAAACTAGTAATTTGCCAGTAACACAGGCAGTCATTTATGCCGTACGAAATCAACTTGTTCCGTTTACTTATTTAAAAATCACTTATAAAAAAATGTCCTGTCCCTTATTATGTCACTCTTGGTATAGTACTTTTGTTTTAAGCAGGTATAGAACCAAGAACAGCACAAGATACATCCTATGTTTAATTTTCAGAAAAGTGGAAATGTGGGATGATGAGGGTTAATTGGGTGATGTTTCTGAATATTGAATAAACCCCCAGTTGATACTAGATTAGTTGAAAAATTTTAATAACTTGATGTTGAAAGACAGATCAGTGTATTAAATGTGAAGTTAAGTCATCAGCACGAAACCTTTACATTTTTACAAATATATTAATCTACTATTTAGTTAGGCAGGGGAGAGGTTTAATGAGGAAAAGGAGAAACAAAAAAATTATTATTAGAATCATTGTTTCGTAAGTCATTGCACTACATATGTAATAAAGTGACTGGGAGGAAAGAAAATGGAAAAAAAAGCAAACAACAAAAGTAAGGTCTTAAAAAGCTTAGCTGTATTTGCTCTATCATCTAGTTTTATTTTAGGTTCTATTGTACAAGTACCTACTACTGCGAAAGCGGTTAGTTATTCTAATACTGAAAATATACTTGCTAATTTAACACCAGAACAAAGAGCAGCACTTAACCAGTTGACCACAAATGAATCAACAGGTCTTCAAATTTCTTCAGATACAGATTTAAATTCAACGAAACAGACTTCTGTCATTATTGAGTTTGTAAATAAGCCTGCCAAAGTCGCACAAATTGAAGCAAGTGTAGAGGGAAAACAATTATCTGCGGAAGATGCATCAAATTTAGTTGATAAAGATCATGCTACTTTCAAAAAAGATGTCCAACAATTATTATCAGAGGATAATAATAAAAAGGTAGAATTTAAAATTAATCGTTCCTTTAAAAATGCATTTAATGGTGTTTCAATGAGTCTCCCAGCAAATCAAATTCAAAACCTATTAAAATCAAAAGTAGTAAAATCAGTTTGGAGCAACGAAACATTTACAATAGATCCACCTACCGCTGATAGCGAACAATTAAAAGCGGATGAAGCAAATGTGCCGAATTATGCGCCTTATGATGGACTAGATCGTCTACATGCAGAAGGCTTTACTGGTGAAGGAATTAAAGTCGGGATACTTGATACAGGAATGGATTACAACCATCCTGACTTAAAGGATGCCTATAAAGGCGGATTTGATTTTGTCGATGATGACAATGATCCAATGGAAACAACTTATGCCGATTGGAAAAAATCAGGTAAACCAGAAATAGGTAGTGGTCGTGCCTACTATACTGAACATGGTACACACGTTGCGGGTATTATTGGCGGCCGAGGTTTAGCTGATAGTGAATATAAAACATTAGGTGCAGCACCAGAAGCTGATCTTTATGCTTATCGTGTACTTGGTGCATATGGGTCAGGTACAACTGATGACATTTTGGCCGGAATCGATCGTGCTGTGAAGGACGGTATGGATGTTATTAATATGTCTTTAGGCAATTCTTTAAATGATCCCCTTTACGCGACTTCCATTGCTGTAAACAATGCCGTTTTAAGTGGGGTAACGACCGTTGTGGCAGCGGGGAATAGTGGAGATAAAATGTATACACTAGGTTCACCTGGAGCTGCGGCATTGGCCCTAACGGTTGGTGCATCTACTGTTGCACTTGATGTCTATCAATATGCTGGTGTACAGAATGGGGTCAATTATTCATTAAGACAGCTAGCAAGAAACTATAAAGATGATTTAACGCAATTAAAAGGAAAAACCTATCAACTTGTTGATGTTGGACTAGGTAGACCTGCTGAATTTAATGGAAAGATCTTAGATGGTAATATCGCGCTCATTAAGCGGGGCTCGATTGCCTTAATAGATAAAATTAAAAATGCAAAAGCAAAAGGTGCCATTGGGGTACTTATGTATAATGATGAAATAAATAGTGCAGAAGGTTCCATCCAGACATTTTTAGGTGAATCAGTAGATGCGGTTCCTACATTCTCTGTCACAAACACTGAAGGACTAGCTATCGTAGCAGCTGTTAAAGCGGGTAAAACAGATATTACTTTCGGCGATTATTCGAAAGTAAAAACGTCTGGCAATGAATTAGCAGCTTTCAGTTCAAGAGGTCCATCACGTGTAAATTATGATATTAAACCAGAGGTAGTAGCACCTGGTGCTGCCATTCTTTCCACTGTTCCATTTTATATAAATGATAAAACAGTCGATGGGACTAAACCAGAGGACTATAAATATGGCTACTCCCGTTTATCTGGTACGTCGATGGCAACGCCTTATGTGGCAGGTGTATCCGCGTTACTATTACAAGCGAACAACAATCTGGAACCAGCAGACATTAAATCTATTTTAATGAATACAGCTGATCCGTTATCAAAAGATTATAGTGTATTTGAAGTCGGTAGTGGTCAAGTTGATGCCTATGAAGCCGTTCACTCAAATGTTGAGATTCAAGTAGATGATCGAACAGCTACTCTTAATCATAAAAATGAGAAAACAATAAGAGAATTAACTGGTGGATTTAGCTTTGGATCGATTGGGTTTGATGACCAGGATATTTCAGAAGTTAGAAATTTTAAGTTAAATAATCGAAGTGAAAAAGCTAAAACATTTAATGTAAATGTGAAATTCCAAACTGGAATAAGAGACTCAAAGGATGCTGCTTTAAATAATGTCACATTAGATGGGCCAACTTCAGTCAATATAGAAGGAAATAGCCAGAGAGTTATCAAATTTAATCTGTCTATTCCAAAGACAGCTGAAAAAGGAACGTATGAGGGATATATCGTATTGACAAATAATGAAGATCCAACGGAAAACTACCAAATTCCATTTGGTGGTCGAGTAGTAAACGAAGGAATTGATACATTCTCGATTACTAATCCGATGTTCTCGGGTGATACAGCTTGGCCAGAAAATGCAGTGAATTACCTTGGATTTAAGTTCCAATTAAAGTCACATATGAAGACGTTAGATGTAATATTACAAGACGCCAAAACGGGTAAAGATCTTGGTTTATTAGGATCTTACAATGGGCATTTATTGCCTGAAAACCAACTATTAACTAATACAAGTGGATTTGCTGGGTCTTACTACCCGTTCACAGGTGATGCGAAAAATCCGATTAGCGATCAATTTGTCATTGCAAAGATGGGTCATTACAAAATAAAAATGGTTGGAACAAATAATGCTGGGAAAACATTCACAAAAGAAGCTCCTTTTATCTACGAGTTTGGAGCACCGACGATGACTTCCACTTTTGATTCGTTAGATCAAAAGGTGATTGAATATGATGTAAGTCAGCTTGATTCAAATGGACAAATGTTATATGACTTTAATATTCATCTTAATGATCCTGAAACAGAAGAGGCAAAAAGTTTAGGTATTCCTGTTGATCAATCAAGCAATTCCGTTGTTTCCTTTTACAATGGACCATGGCCATATGATCCAATCTATACGGATAAAAATGGGGATTACAAGGATCAAATCCTAGTCAAACAACAAGCAGCACCTTTAAAAGTTCAGTTCTATGCCATGGATGCAGCAAGAAACTTTACTGCAGATGCTGGGACAATGCTACGGGTAGCTTTTGTTACGAATACTCGCCCATACTATTATTTAAAAGCAAATAAACAATCTATTTCGAGTGGAGAAACGGTCAATTATTCTATCCGTTCGAACAATATTAAAAACTTAAAAACGGCAAAGATGACTATTCCGGTCATTAAAGACCATGGAGACTTAGGCACCATTAAAAATGTCGTTGTAAGTGATGCAGTGAAGCAATTTGGAGATGCAGAAGTCGCTGTAACCACCACATCAGATACGTTAAATACGTATTATACGATTATATTTAACTATTTAGGAACGAAGGCTTTACCAGAAGATATGCAGTTAGTAAATTTCGACTTACAAACATCTAACCTATATTCGAAAGGTACGACTACCAACTGGTTTGATATGGAGATGAAAGGAACGACCATCGATCAATCAAATGTACAAACAAACAATGTTTATACCTATATGGAGAGTTTTAAACTGAAACCAACCTACTCAAGGTTATGGGGTTCATTACAGTTTGAGGGTATGCTTAATCCTTTAACAGGCGAAAGGAATTTCGCAATAGACCACAGAACCATTGACGCAAAGGTTTCAGTCACCTCTTATGATGGAAAAACAGTTGTTGACGCTCCTATTACAAACAAAACGGGTAGTTACATTGCTGGTGGAATGAAAGCGGATAAAAATCCTTATACAGTGACGGTTGATGTACCAGGTCATTTTACGATGTCTAAGTCTATCGTTTTATCGTATGACGTTCGTGGTGAAATTATCGGAAGGGACATGAGTTATTTATTATCTCCAGGAAAAGCGGGAGATGTTAATAAAGATCATGTAATTGATGTATTAGATGCAATCGAACTTCAAAAAAATTGGGGTAAAAATACATCAGGGTCCGATTTGAACTTCGACGGCACTGTTGATAAAAAGGATATGGACTATGTAATTAAAAACTATGGATTACAAAATGACTCTGTTCCAAAACCCCCTAAAGCGAAAGAAACGTATAAAGGTGTAACGTTAGATGATGTATTAATTAAATTAGGATTAAAATAATCCTAAGCTAGTTTCTATAATCAAAGGAAGAACCATTTTATGACTTACTACACAGTAATTAAATAGGATTTTAAGTAGCCTTAACCCTTTATTTTATTGGGTTAAGGTTTTTTAATTACTTTTGAAATCAATCTCTCAGCTTTCAAAAAGCATCAGTTCCATAAGTGTGCATTTTAAATATCTTCCACAATCGGGGTTCAGTTCATTGATAGGTTTTCTCTGTTTTTTATTATTTCTATAATAGTTCTTAATTGTTCTTAAGAATATAGATCGTATTGAAAAAATATTTTATACCAAATTAACAGTATTTAATAGTTTTGTACAATATTCCCCCAAATTTAGATTCCCTTCATTCATCATTTTCACAAAATAAATAACATAATTTTGCACAACTACATCTTTACGACTAAAAAAACTGATGAAAAAAAGCTATTTTTACCATTTATTAATGAAATATTCCCCCAATTTACACAACTCAAAATATTCTCGATAATTAGCTTATGCAATTGTAATGAATCAACGAAAATAGATGAATTCTAAATAAATTCTTAAAACCTATTAGAATCATTGTTTCGTAAATCATTTCACTACATATGTATTAAAGAGACAGAGACTGGGAGGAAAGAAAATGGGGAAAAAAGCAAACAACAAAAGTAAGGTCGTGAAAAGCTTAGCTGTATTTGCTCTATCATCTAGTTTTATTTTAAGTTCTATTGTACAAGTACCAACTACTGCGAAAGCGGTTAGCTATTCGAATACTGAAAATTTACTTGCTAATTTAACACCAGAACAAAGAGCAGCACTTAACCAAATGACTACAAATGAATCAACAGGTCTTCAAATTTCTTCTGATATTGATTTAACGACAACGGAACAAACCCATGTAATTGTCGAGTTTGCAAATAAACCTGCAAAAGTTGCTAAGATTGAAGCGGCATCAGAAGGTCAACAACTATCATATTCTGAAGCATCAAATTTAGTTGATCAAGATCATGACATATTTCAAAAAGATTTAGGACAAATATTAGTTGATGAAAATAGTAAAAAAGTAAATTATAAGATTAATCGCTCATATAAAAATGCATTAAATGGTGTTTCAATGAGTCTCCCAGCAAATCAAATTCAGAATCTATTAAAATCAAAAGTTGTCAAATCAGTTTGGAGTAACGAAACGTTTACGATTGATCCGCCTGTTCAAGGAAAAGATAATGATCAATTTAAAGCAGATGAATTCAATATTGCAAATTATACACCTTATGATGGATTAAACCGTTTACATGCAGAAGGCTATACCGGTAAAGGGATTAAAATCGGTATTCTAGATACTGGAATTGATTATAACCATCCAGATTTAAAGGATGCTTATAAAGGTGGATATGATTTTGTAGATGATGATAATGATCCAATGGAAACAACTTATGCGGATTGGAAGAAATCAGGAAAACCTGAATCTAATGGATCATCGGTTTATTACACAGAACATGGTACACATGTTGCTGGGATTATTGGAAGCCGTGGAGTAACGGATAGTGAGTATACAACAATTGGAGCAGCACCAGAAGCAGATATTTATGCGTACCGAGTGCTTGGACCATATGGCAGCGGACAAGGTGACGACATAATTGCAGCTGTCGATCGAGCTGTGAAGGATGATATGGATGTTATTAATATGTCATTAGGTAATTCACTTAATGATCCATTATATGCAACTTCAATTGCTGTAAACAATGCAGTATTAAGTGGAGTAACAACCGTTGTTGCAGCGGGGAATAGTGGCGATAAAAATTATACGCTAGGTTCACCAGGTGCTGCAGCCTTAGCGTTAACTGTCGGTGCATCATCTGTTGCAATTGATATTTATCAATATGCAGGTGCACATAATGGGGAGAATTACAATTTAAGACAATTATCAAAAAACTATAAAGATGATTTATCTACATTAAAAGGAAAAACTCTCCAACTTGTTGATGTGGGGCTCGGAGATCCAACGGGTTATGCGGGAAAAGACATAAAAGGGAAATTTGTACTCATGAGCCGAGGAGTTTATACATTGGACTCTAAAATTGCGTATGCCAAGGAACAAGGTGCTGCTGGCGTTATCATGTATAATGATGAAGCAAACAAGGCCGAGGGTGCAATTCAGTCCTTTTTAGGTGAATCAGTTAATGCGATTCCTTCATTCTCTGTTTCAAATGAAGAAGGATTAACGATCTTGGAAGCATTAAAAACTGGTAAAACTGATTTCACATTTGGCGATTTTACTAAGATACAAACAGCATCCGATGAGTTAGCACCATTTAGTTCTAGAGGTCCTTCTCGTGTAAATTATGATATTAAACCAGAGGTTGTCGCACCTGGAGTATCAATCCTTTCAACCGTTCCATTTTATATAAATGATAAAACTGTTGATGGTTCAAAAGCTGAAGACTACAAGTATGCTTATCAACGATTATCAGGTACATCGATGGCAACACCTTATGTGGCAGGTGTTTCAGCATTACTATTACAATCCAATAAGAGTCTCCAGCCTGAAGACATTAAATCAATTTTAATGAATACGGCTGATCCACTTTCAAAAAATTATAGTGTATTTGAAATCGGTAGTGGACGAGTAGATGCATATGAAGCAATTCATTCGAATGTTGAATTTGAAGTAGTAGATCAAACACCTACAAGTATCAATGGAAAACAAAAGTTAATCAAAGAATTAACGGGTGGAATCAGTTTTGGTTCATATGGATTTGATGACCAAGATATTAATGATTCACGTAAGATTACAGTGAATAATAGAAGTGAACAAGCAAAAACATTTAGTGTAAATGTTAAATTCCAAACAGGATTAAGAGGTTCCAAAGATGCAGCTCAAAATGGAGTGACCTTAACAGGTCCAACTTCAGTTAAAGTAAATGGAATTAATCAAAAATCAATTAAATTTGACTTGAACATTCCGAAAACAGCCGAAAAAGGAACATATGAGGGATATATCGTCTTTACAAATAATGCAGATCCAAATGAGCAATATCAAATTCCTTTTGGTGGCCGTGTAGTGTACGAGGGAATCGATACATTAGAACTATTTAATCCAATATATTCAAACAAAATAACAAACGTAACTGCATTTGATTATCCGTTTATGGCTGGTTCATTATCATTAAAATCACATATGAAAACATTAGATGTTGTCATTCAAGATCCAAAGACAGGTGAAGATTTAGGGTTAATTGGAACATTCAATACAGGCGTAATGAATGAAAATCAAGTATATACTCTTTCAAGACTAGTAGGTGCGATTTACTTCCCGTTTACAGGTGATTCAAAAAATCCGATCAGTAGTGATTATAAATTAATTAGACCTGGTCATTATAAATTGAAACTAGTAGGAACAAGTGAAAGTGGAAAAACATTCTCTAAGGCACAAGATTTTATGCTGGAGTATGGAACACCAAATTTTACATCTAGCTTTGATTCGTTAGACCAAAAGGTAATAGAGTATAGTGACAGCGATCTAGATTCAAAGGGACAAATGTTATATGACTTTAAGCTCAACATAAATGATCCTGAAATCGATGAGGCGATAAAGTACGGTATTCCCGTTGATCAATCAAGTAATTCATTTGGTTATTCGTATGCATCACCACTTCCTTCAAAACCTATTCGTGTTGATAAAAATGGTAACTATTCAGATCAAATTTTAGTTGATAGTAAATATGCAAAATTACCGATAGTGTTCTATGCTTTAGATGCTGCAAGGAATGCTTCTTCCTTCAAACACGTTGTATTTACAAAAAATACAACACCTTACTATTATTTGAAAGCAAATAAACAAAGTATAACTACTGGAGAGACGATAAATTATACAGTTCGTTCAAATAATGTTAAAAACCTAAAAACGACAAAATTAACAATGCAAGTAGAAAAGAATCAAGGTGCAATTGAAAATGTAATTGTTAACGATTCGGTTAAACAATATGGCGACGCACAAGTTTCAGTAACAACTGCACCAACAACTTGGGAAAACAAATTACAATATACGTTTACATTTACGTATTTAGGTGATAAAACATTACCTGAGGACCTACAGTTATTTAATTTTGACGTAAAAAGTCTAGATAAAAGCTATACTACAGAACCTTCAATTGGATGGGATTTCTATGGAACGACTATTGACCAATCAAATGTAGAAATGAAAAATGTTTTCACTTATATAGATAATTATTTTGTAAATGCAAAAGTTTCAAGATTAACTGGTTCAGTACAAATAGAAGGTGCGAAAAATCCAACTACAGGCGAATCGAATTATGCAATTGATCACAGGACATTAGGAACGAAAGTAACATTAACATCATTTGATGGAAAAGCTATACTTGAAGCACCAATTACATCAAAACAAGGTGATTATGTTTTTGATGGTATTAAGGCAGATACAAAGCCGTATACGATTAAAGTAGATGTTCCTGGACACTTTACAATGTATGAAACAGTAGACTACCTATTTGATGACATTCGTGGAGAATTAATAGGTAGATATTTCAGAGATTCTTTAAATGTTGCACCAGCTGGTGATGTTAATAAGGATGATGTAATCGATGTATTAGACGCAATCGAGTTACAAAAACATTGGGGAACTAATAATGTAGCTACAGATTTTAACTTCGATAAGATTGTTGATAAAAAGGATATGGATCTTCTTATTAATAACTATGAATTACAAAATAGTACAGTTCCAAATCCACCTAAAGCGAAAACTTCGTATAAAGGTTCTACATTAGATACTGTGTTAATTCAGTTAGGATTAAAATAATCCTAAGCTAGTTTCTATAATCAAATGAAGAACCATAATATGACTTACTATAGTAATTAAATAGGATCTTACGAAGCCTTAGCCCTGTATTTTAT from Paenisporosarcina sp. FSL H8-0542 encodes:
- a CDS encoding S8 family serine peptidase; this translates as MGKKANNKSKVVKSLAVFALSSSFILSSIVQVPTTAKAVSYSNTENLLANLTPEQRAALNQMTTNESTGLQISSDIDLTTTEQTHVIVEFANKPAKVAKIEAASEGQQLSYSEASNLVDQDHDIFQKDLGQILVDENSKKVNYKINRSYKNALNGVSMSLPANQIQNLLKSKVVKSVWSNETFTIDPPVQGKDNDQFKADEFNIANYTPYDGLNRLHAEGYTGKGIKIGILDTGIDYNHPDLKDAYKGGYDFVDDDNDPMETTYADWKKSGKPESNGSSVYYTEHGTHVAGIIGSRGVTDSEYTTIGAAPEADIYAYRVLGPYGSGQGDDIIAAVDRAVKDDMDVINMSLGNSLNDPLYATSIAVNNAVLSGVTTVVAAGNSGDKNYTLGSPGAAALALTVGASSVAIDIYQYAGAHNGENYNLRQLSKNYKDDLSTLKGKTLQLVDVGLGDPTGYAGKDIKGKFVLMSRGVYTLDSKIAYAKEQGAAGVIMYNDEANKAEGAIQSFLGESVNAIPSFSVSNEEGLTILEALKTGKTDFTFGDFTKIQTASDELAPFSSRGPSRVNYDIKPEVVAPGVSILSTVPFYINDKTVDGSKAEDYKYAYQRLSGTSMATPYVAGVSALLLQSNKSLQPEDIKSILMNTADPLSKNYSVFEIGSGRVDAYEAIHSNVEFEVVDQTPTSINGKQKLIKELTGGISFGSYGFDDQDINDSRKITVNNRSEQAKTFSVNVKFQTGLRGSKDAAQNGVTLTGPTSVKVNGINQKSIKFDLNIPKTAEKGTYEGYIVFTNNADPNEQYQIPFGGRVVYEGIDTLELFNPIYSNKITNVTAFDYPFMAGSLSLKSHMKTLDVVIQDPKTGEDLGLIGTFNTGVMNENQVYTLSRLVGAIYFPFTGDSKNPISSDYKLIRPGHYKLKLVGTSESGKTFSKAQDFMLEYGTPNFTSSFDSLDQKVIEYSDSDLDSKGQMLYDFKLNINDPEIDEAIKYGIPVDQSSNSFGYSYASPLPSKPIRVDKNGNYSDQILVDSKYAKLPIVFYALDAARNASSFKHVVFTKNTTPYYYLKANKQSITTGETINYTVRSNNVKNLKTTKLTMQVEKNQGAIENVIVNDSVKQYGDAQVSVTTAPTTWENKLQYTFTFTYLGDKTLPEDLQLFNFDVKSLDKSYTTEPSIGWDFYGTTIDQSNVEMKNVFTYIDNYFVNAKVSRLTGSVQIEGAKNPTTGESNYAIDHRTLGTKVTLTSFDGKAILEAPITSKQGDYVFDGIKADTKPYTIKVDVPGHFTMYETVDYLFDDIRGELIGRYFRDSLNVAPAGDVNKDDVIDVLDAIELQKHWGTNNVATDFNFDKIVDKKDMDLLINNYELQNSTVPNPPKAKTSYKGSTLDTVLIQLGLK